The following DNA comes from Candidatus Stygibacter australis.
TTACTGCATAATCAATTACAGGACGTAAGCGGTAGTTTGAATGCTAATATGGGCAGGATCATGGGATTGGAAGGCAATAGTGCGAGGATTTATTTTTCCTTAATATCATTATTATTACCTGATAAATATCGCTATCGGGGCAGGAGCAGTCGTCCGGCAAAGGATGTGTTTAATGCCTGCCTTAATTATGGGTATGGGATATTGTATGGTAAAGTGGAACGAGCTTTGGTGATTGCTGGGTTAGACCCTTATATTGGGCTTTTGCATACGGATAATTATAATAAGAAGTCGTTAGTTTATGATTTCATCGAACCTTATCGGATATTGGTTGAGAAGCCGGTATTTTATCTATTTTCGCGGAGAAAGATCAATGAGGCACATTATGATGAGATCAATCAAGGCGTGACTTTGAATGATGAAGGCAAAAAGATATTAGTTCCTCAATTAATGGAATATTTTGATAAAATAGAACGCTATGGTAATAAAAATATGAAGATCATTTCTCGTATCCAGGCTGATGCTCATAAATTTGCTAATCAGTTGATTGGTAAGAAGTGAATAGTGTGTGAAGATAAGAGGGTGAGAAGATTAGAAGATGTGAGGAGTTGTAGCAATTGGTTGTTATATTTTATTATTAACACTAAGGGAGTAATATGCTAACCTGGGTCATGTATGATATACCTAAAAACAAAACAAGGAATAAGATTGCCAAAGCATGCAAAGAAGCAGGAATTTACCGAGTGCAGTATTCGGTATTTTTAGGCGATCTTGATAAAGCACAACGAAGGGAATTGCGCACGATTATCGAAGATTTGATTGATGAAGATGTTGATTCTGTATATATATTTCCCATGAGCAGAGATGATTTTGATCAATGTGTACTACTGGGTCAGGCATTTGATAAAGACTTGATCACTGATGAAGTGAAGGCACTTTTTTTGTG
Coding sequences within:
- the cas2 gene encoding CRISPR-associated endonuclease Cas2 produces the protein MLTWVMYDIPKNKTRNKIAKACKEAGIYRVQYSVFLGDLDKAQRRELRTIIEDLIDEDVDSVYIFPMSRDDFDQCVLLGQAFDKDLITDEVKALFL
- the cas1 gene encoding CRISPR-associated endonuclease Cas1, with protein sequence MELYLNTYGTYLHKRGSMFEVKIGDEKKSISAARVSSIVISNAAQITTDAIQLALEYNIDILFLDQYGDPYGRIWFPRMGSSTFIRRRLLEIYANDAGLGYVKQWVGQKLENQAEFLEELLDKRPGVKDSLSGEIAKIGLLHNQLQDVSGSLNANMGRIMGLEGNSARIYFSLISLLLPDKYRYRGRSSRPAKDVFNACLNYGYGILYGKVERALVIAGLDPYIGLLHTDNYNKKSLVYDFIEPYRILVEKPVFYLFSRRKINEAHYDEINQGVTLNDEGKKILVPQLMEYFDKIERYGNKNMKIISRIQADAHKFANQLIGKK